In a single window of the Candidatus Methylomirabilota bacterium genome:
- a CDS encoding amidase, producing the protein MTPVTSPFVPGPALRIAGAPGGPLAGLTFAAKDLFDVAGHPTGGGNPDWARQHPVPTRHAWAVQRLLDAGATLIGKTVTDEVSLGILGENAFDGTPLNPRAPDRVPGGSSSGSASAVAQGLCDTALGTDTGGSVRVPASFCGLYGIRPTHGRLDLAGMMPQAPSSDTTGWFARDAETFARVCELMLGEPIPASLPTRLVVAVDAFGFADAETAAALGPMVRKLSALVKEIREDLLAPPGLSVWARAQRTLQPYEAWLTFKDWIDRDNPRFAFSVARNLVLGSTIPESERQWAAMMRDEARARLAWLLPPGTILCMPTTPFPAPRKGLPLATLEPLRARILCLASHGGLTGVPQVSLPGAHVDGLPVGLSILGARGSDAALVAVARAMVP; encoded by the coding sequence GTGACGCCGGTGACCAGCCCCTTCGTCCCCGGCCCGGCGCTGCGGATCGCCGGCGCACCCGGCGGTCCGCTGGCCGGCCTGACGTTCGCCGCCAAGGATCTCTTCGACGTCGCCGGGCATCCGACCGGTGGGGGCAACCCGGACTGGGCGCGGCAGCATCCGGTGCCGACGCGCCACGCCTGGGCGGTGCAGCGCTTGCTCGACGCCGGGGCGACGCTGATCGGCAAGACCGTCACCGACGAAGTCTCGCTCGGCATCCTCGGCGAGAACGCCTTCGACGGCACGCCGCTCAATCCGAGGGCGCCCGACCGCGTGCCCGGCGGCTCTTCGTCGGGCTCGGCCTCGGCCGTGGCTCAGGGGTTGTGCGATACCGCGCTCGGCACCGATACCGGTGGATCGGTGCGCGTGCCGGCGAGCTTCTGCGGGCTCTACGGCATCCGGCCGACCCACGGCCGGCTCGACCTCGCCGGAATGATGCCGCAGGCGCCGAGCTCCGACACGACGGGATGGTTCGCGCGCGACGCGGAGACATTCGCCCGCGTGTGCGAGCTCATGCTGGGCGAGCCGATCCCAGCCAGCTTGCCGACCCGGCTCGTCGTGGCGGTCGACGCCTTCGGCTTTGCGGACGCCGAGACCGCCGCGGCGCTCGGGCCGATGGTGCGCAAGCTCTCGGCGCTGGTGAAGGAGATCCGCGAGGATCTCCTGGCCCCACCCGGGCTGTCGGTCTGGGCGCGGGCGCAGCGCACGCTGCAGCCCTACGAGGCCTGGCTCACTTTCAAGGACTGGATCGATCGCGACAACCCGCGCTTCGCCTTCAGCGTCGCCCGCAACCTCGTCCTCGGCAGCACGATTCCCGAAAGCGAGCGGCAGTGGGCGGCGATGATGCGCGACGAGGCTCGCGCCCGTCTCGCGTGGCTGCTCCCGCCCGGGACCATCCTCTGCATGCCGACGACGCCGTTCCCGGCGCCGCGGAAGGGGCTGCCCCTCGCGACGCTCGAGCCGCTGCGCGCGCGGATCCTCTGCCTGGCCTCGCACGGCGGCCTGACCGGTGTGCCGCAGGTGAGTCTGCCGGGCGCGCACGTCGACGGCCTCCCTGTCGGCCTGTCCATCCTCGGCGCGCGCGGCAGCGACGCGGCGCTCGTGGCCGTGGCGAGGGCGATGGTCCCTTGA
- a CDS encoding dienelactone hydrolase family protein, giving the protein MTIIARTLTLEQDGIGGYMAHPEGPGPRPGILMAHHAHGVTADYKLDAYQLAALGFNVLAPSLFNMFGIPGTSHIGQGADLQSKHSDGEFLDKLGEAWRYLTGPMKADPARTAAIGHCMGGRLLIPFAADNPRVRAIVLYYPSIRDEPETSHRPRHAFKLAKTLTCASLVFCGGKDYIATPAIQGPLWQSFIANGRLVEWHFFSDANHGFRHPDNDGFQPHYADLVWPLVTDFLQRTV; this is encoded by the coding sequence ATGACGATCATCGCGCGCACGCTCACTCTGGAGCAGGACGGCATCGGCGGTTACATGGCGCATCCCGAAGGGCCCGGCCCGCGACCCGGCATACTGATGGCGCATCACGCGCACGGCGTCACCGCCGACTACAAGCTCGACGCCTACCAGCTCGCCGCCCTCGGCTTCAACGTCCTCGCTCCCAGCCTGTTCAACATGTTCGGCATCCCGGGCACGAGCCACATCGGTCAGGGCGCAGATCTGCAATCGAAGCACTCCGACGGCGAGTTCCTCGACAAGCTGGGCGAGGCCTGGCGCTACCTCACCGGGCCCATGAAAGCAGATCCGGCACGCACCGCCGCCATCGGGCATTGCATGGGAGGCCGGCTGCTCATCCCCTTCGCGGCCGACAACCCTCGGGTGCGCGCGATCGTCCTCTACTATCCGTCCATCCGCGACGAGCCGGAGACCTCGCATCGGCCCCGACACGCGTTCAAGCTCGCGAAGACGCTCACGTGCGCATCGCTCGTGTTCTGCGGCGGGAAGGACTACATCGCGACGCCTGCCATCCAGGGTCCGCTCTGGCAGAGCTTCATCGCCAACGGCCGGCTCGTCGAGTGGCACTTCTTCTCCGACGCCAACCACGGCTTCCGCCACCCCGATAACGACGGCTTCCAGCCGCACTACGCCGACCTCGTCTGGCCGCTCGTAACCGACTTCCTCCAGCGCACGGTGTGA
- a CDS encoding phosphotriesterase-related protein, with translation LRGLMERGSTIGMDRFGLENYLPTAKRVEVLARLCAEGYAGQMVLSHDANCWTDMLSEDDKRRTRPLWHYNHISDDILPALRKAGVTEDQIEQMLVRNPRAIFEARKSGNA, from the coding sequence CTGCGCGGGCTGATGGAGCGGGGGAGCACGATCGGGATGGACCGCTTCGGCCTGGAGAACTACCTGCCCACCGCGAAACGGGTCGAGGTGCTCGCACGGCTCTGCGCCGAAGGCTACGCCGGCCAGATGGTCCTCTCGCACGACGCCAACTGCTGGACCGACATGCTCTCCGAGGACGACAAGCGCCGGACCCGGCCGCTCTGGCATTACAATCACATCTCCGACGACATCCTCCCCGCGCTCCGCAAGGCGGGCGTCACCGAGGATCAGATCGAGCAGATGCTCGTGCGCAACCCACGGGCGATCTTCGAGGCGCGGAAGAGCGGGAACGCGTGA